GTTTGCATCTCACTGTTGTAAAAAATGACACGGCAATCTTCCTCTGAGGCCCAAGGGTAGGATTCTATAGAGAACCCAAAAGGACTTGTAGTAGGAAAGGCTGGATATTTGTGCCACAGTAATTTCTCTGTGTGCTCCCTAGCTAAAGAGAGCACTAACAATGGGGTTGAATGGGCttagaagttggggggggggtaagtaagTTTTAGAAGGGAACCGGAACTCCAAAGGTTTGAGACATTGCTTTACGATGGAAGGCCCATTGCCCTGTCGCCAATGCAGCAGCTAACTGTAGCTCTCAGTCCCAGTGCTTTAAATTGCATGCTATGTGGACCGGGAAGTGAAACTTCCTAATAAATTTCCCAATTAGAGATGCCATAAACTTTGTTATACCTACCCAGCCAGTGAGGTGTAGCCGATCAGTCCTAGGAGGAGGAACTGATCAGTCTGCTTGACTAATTATTTAGGTCATTGTTCCCctggattatagaatcatagaactagagagttggaagggactccaagggtcatctagtagttcaacctcctgcagtgcaggaatctcagctaaagcgtccatgacagatggccatccaacctctgcttaaaaacctccaaagaaggagagtctaccacctctcgtgggaacctgttccactgttgaacaactattactgtcagaaaattcttcctgatgtttagtcagaatctcctgtcttgtaacttggatccattAGTTCGGCttctagcctctggagcaggcgAAAACAAGGTggacttgctccatcttccatgtggcagccctttagatattggaagatggcgaTCATatgtcctctcagtctcctcttttccatgctaaagaGATTAATTTTActagtttttatttttggaattatTTGATTAAGacagggtagggaacctgtagccttccatatgttgttggactccagctcccatcattcctgatcactggctgtgctggctggggctgataggagttgggtcCAACAACCCATCAAGGGTCACAGATTTCCCCACTGCAGTTAAGAGCTGTTGTCCTAGGTAATATGTTTGTTCAGAGAATGTGCACTCAGCTTGGCTGCCTGAACTCTTGGGAGTGAAAAATGAGAACTATTGGTTGAAGGTCTGCTCTTGAAAAGTGGGGCACCAGGTCCCTTGTGAcggatgtgtgtgttttaactggAAGCATTCTTGTAAATGTGTAGCTCTTAGCAAAGAAGACCTCTAACCCCTTCTCTTTCTACAATATCGATCTGTTTGGCAAGAGCCTGGTACTTTGCCATGTGTTGTGGGGGTTGGCTGCCCTTGCCTTGTCCAGCTTGAATTAACCAACTTCCCATTTCTGTCCGTCTCAGAAAATCATCGGTGTATTCAAACCCAAGAATGAGGAACCTTATGGGCAGCTGAACCCTAAGTGGACAAAGTGGCTGCAGAAACTGTGCTGCCCCTGTTGTTTTGGAAGGGACTGCCTTGTTCTTAACCAGGGATACTTATCTGAGGCTGGTGCTAGCCTTGTTGACCAGAAGCTGGAACTGAACATTGTTCCCCGCACAAAGGTGAGCCTGGGacagaggaggaagcagacagcAGGATTTAATAGTGGATAGGATGCCTGTGTGCTTCTATGTGAGATCCCCAGTACCTACTTCCTAAATAATAAAATCCTGCCTTTcatccagcctccacttctgtcTCTTACCTTAATGGTTTGTTCCTATATATCTATTGATATTTCACACTCCTAGCCCAGTGAGGACTTCTGGCTTTGGATTAGAAGCAGGGAGAACAGCAATTGAGGGAAGAAGCAACTGGGAGTAGTCCCAGAATTATTatattccattcattcattcattcataaatttgCCCTTTGCCAAGTGTGGTGAGTTGCTGGTTTTTACATTAATTTGGTTACTGCATTCTTGAGATTGATCTGCATATTTGAGTTTTGGGGTAGGAACTACATGTAGAAGTAGTTAGAAGAACGTGACTACAGATGAAGAAAAGTTCTAACCACAAGCATGGAATGTTTATACAGTATCACTTTTaaactttactttactttttaaCAAAGCTGCTAGAGGGTATAGGGTTGATGCTTGTCTTTTACTCTCCCCAATCCATTGTAATTTTTCAGGTCAATAAATTACACTTGGACTTTGAGATGTGtaggttttttgggtttttttttaatgaagtagGCAGACCTGGATATGCCTAGATTTTTACCATGTTCTGTAAATAGCAGAGTGTGGCATTTATGgattatgctttttaaaagtcaTCTCTTTTCCATGCCCACAGGTGGTGTACTTGGCCAGTGAGACATTTAACTACAGCGCCATTGACAGAGTGAAGTCCCGGGGCAAACGCCTGGCCCTGGAGAAAGTGCCAAAAGTGGGGCAGAGGTTTCACCGAATTGGGCTTCCTCCAAAGGTAGGGGTGGTTTAAGGTGCCCAGAAATGTTTTGTGCCACTGAGCCAGGCCTTGTTCCCTTAACCCACCTGCCTCTTGCTCTCAGGTGGGCTCCTTCCAGCTCTTTGTGGAAGGCTACAAGGATGCAGATTATTGGCTACGTCGCTTTGAGGCTGAGCCCCTCCCAGAGAATACTAACCGCCAATTGCTGCTGCAGTTTGAGAGGCTTGTGGTGCTGGACTACATCATTCGCAATACGGGTAGGTTCTGTGCCAGCTCTTAGCGCTTAGGGTGGGAGTACTGCCGACTGAGGAATCTGATGGGAGAGATGTTAATTGTTGGGAAGCCTTATGAAGAGGGAAGTGTATTTTGCTCTGCTATTCTGAATGTAGCCCTTGCTCAATGCACGTATTCCCTGGTATGCTACTTCAGAAACTCCTTGGCCCTCTCATGTTCCACAATGTTGTCAGTGGGTCGGATCATAAGAAAATGAAATGACAATCATTCTCCAATTTTGTTTTTGAAGAGGTATGCAACATGATACAGTCCTGGAGATCTCATCAATTACCGGTACTATTTATAGTAATTGGGGGAAATGCCTTGTTTTCTACACAGTGCTTCTGTGTTCTGCACACATATACTTGCGCATGTTTTTATTCATGTTTCAATAATTTATATTCTATTGTCATTTGGGTTCCTGCGACCTTGTCTTCTTGTCATTTATATTTGGGGACTTCCTCCTCTATTTGAGGGGAAtaataggaaactgccttttacTAAGTCGGATGGTTGGTCCACCTTAACTTCGAATCTCTACTTCGATTGTTCAAAAACCTTTTCCAGCCCTATCtgtagatgtcagggattgaacctggaaattCCTACATATGGAGCATGTGCTCTTCCACTAACCTAGAGCCCTACATAGCTGCGTGCTGGTGCTCCTTGGTTCTTGGGGCAAACCATTGTGTCCAAGATGTGATGGATAGCCTGCACGTGATTTATGTGGAGTTTCCAACCTGGAGCCCTGCTGTAGCCATAGGTAGTCTTACTGTCCTAAAATCCTCGTAGAGTTGGGATACTCTTACCTGAAGGCTGTACAGCCTCTTCTCAAGCCTAGGATGCAGGATCTCTAGCTTCCACTTCCCCTGAAGGAAGGATAGTAGGCGATTGCCTTACTGTTTTGCATGGGAAATTCTTCTGTGGCTAGACAAACCAGGAGCAGCAATGACAAGGCTGGGATAAGGTTGCATCCTCCAAATAATAGGGGGTGAATGACTGAAAGATTGTAAGATGCCAGATTACGTAGTCTAATGGTGTGTCTTACTTCTTCTTCCCCCACTGCCACTTCTTAATACTACAATGTGGATCTTGCTATCTGTGGTGAGATTTCTCTGTCTTATCAATGCATTTCCCTTCTTTCACAGACCGGGGAAATGACAACTGGCTTATCAAGTATGACTGTCCTCTGGACAGCACAAGCGTGCGGGTGAGTAGGGCCCATGCTGTTCTGGTGGTTCCACTTGGGGATCTACCTTGCGTTCTACAGCAGCAGGCAGTATGGGACTGGAAGGAACTGGTATGCAGCATTGAGGAAGGGCCAAATTTAAGGGAATGTCTCTAATCAGGCACCATAGCTGCTGAACACGTCTTAGGCACAGCTAGACTAGGTGACAACATGCTGCTTGTAGAGTGATATAGAAAGTTGGTCTTCAGTGTATAGCCTGGCACCAAGACATGGGAGAGTCCAGAAGTTGCTGAGCCCTTTCCAGTGAGTGCCAGAAAAGAGAAATCTGGCATCATGGCTCTAGCAAGCTTACAGAGGGGCAAAAGTGGCAGGGAGAAGGTAGTGTCAGAGGAGTGCTAGACTTGCTATGCCCATTAGCAATGCTTGGACTCCCTTtgggccttggggggggggggaagagggcagAGAGGATTTGAGGTAGGGCTTGGTCAGAACTTTTGGTAGTATAAGCAGTGCCCATTGTGTTGCTTTTGGGATGGTGAGTCTTGGATTGCCCCTCTCGGCTATTCTGGAATTATACTTGGGAGTATATCCCAGtaacctcaaggactgcctctcacCACATGAATCTTGCATTCATTATCTAAGGTCGCCTCCAAGGAAGGTGTGGACTTATTCTTGCTGTACTAAAACCTTGCCACTCCCCCCGTTTTTCCCCATGCTCTTGCTTTATTTAAacatctgccattgtttaaaacataTCTTTTCCTTTCAGtatttctcccttctccctgtactcaaacctctgcctcttccattcctcagcaACCTCATGTAAGAAAGATTAAGGATGTGGAGCCCTAAAATATTCCATAGTACCTTCACACAACGTATTCCACTCCTGGTACCATGTACGATATTCATCATGAAGTTCCAGATTCAACTTAGTTACTTAGAACAGATTTAGCTGCTTAttaataaaacaagcaaacagccATTTTTGCAAAACTGAACAAGCTAACTGACAAACTTGCTCTTAAGATTCTATTCATCCTAAAGATACAGTTATATATATAATCactgggtatgtgtgtgtgtgcaaagggctACCAAATAGGAGAGGAGAGGCTTGGAAATGGGGGTGGTCTGTGTGCAAGGAGGAGATAAAAAAAGGAAGCTGGCGGAGGGAGGAAAAAGGGAGTGAAGGTGTAAAGAGGGGTTGCAAAAAAAGGCATGGAAATTAAGGTGAAGAGCAAACCAGAGGCACAAAAGGGGCTGCAGAATAGGAGTGGGCGGTGGCTTCATAATTGGGTGGAAGCTGCAAAGGTGCTTGGTAGTTGCAATATGTGGGAAGAGGAAGATGCAGGAGCTTACCAGGGGAGCGGTCTGTGTGCAGAGGTGGGGTGCTGcacaaaaggagagggagggaggcatggaGGTGGGGGTGAGGGTGAAAACGAGTACAAAGCGGAGCTGCAGAATAGAAGAGACAAGTGGCTTCAAAAATTAGTTTGGGAAGGTAAAAAGGGGGATTAAGTAGCTGCACGGGGTGGGAAGGGGAATCTGTAGAGGGTTAATGTGGGAAGAGCAATGGAGTTGCGGTTGGTAAACAGTGAGCAGTGGGGCAGagcactcgtgtgtgtgtgtgtgtgtgtgtgtgtgtgtgtgtgtgtacgaacATTTTAGGATATTGTTTTACGTTTATTGTTTCCATGCTTTGAAACATTTTCCTGTAAAAAGTAACAAATACAACAGTACCCTTTTCTGGTTCAACATTCTTCCCTCTCTGTAGGACTCAGAATGGGTAGTGGTGAAGGAGCCTATAATTAAACTGGCTGCCATTGACAATGGCCTGGCTTTCCCTCTCAAGCATCCAGATTCTTGGAGAGCATGTAAGTACCGGTAGTCCCAAGCACTAGATTCCCAGTAAGCAAGTGTTTCTGGCTGGTCCAGGGTGCTCTTTAAGGGCTAACTGCCTTGTGTTGTTTCCATGTGGAGTCCAGGATGTTCAGGGCCTCCGGTGCTAAGATTGAGGAATCTTCAGTCTCCTTTATGGGATGTTGCCCTTGTAACAAGCCTGTTAacatttgctttttgtttctcCCCACCTCTCCAAAGACCCTTTCTACTGGGCATGGCTGCCCCAGGCCAAGGTGCCCTTTTCCCAGGAGATCAAGGATCTGATACTGCCAAAGATTTCAGACCCTAATTTTATCAAGGATTTAGAAGAAGACCTCTATGAACTCTTCAAGGTAACCACAGGCACCAGGGCAAGTACACCTGTGATTCTGTTCATTCTGCTCATGAGCAAATA
The sequence above is drawn from the Lacerta agilis isolate rLacAgi1 chromosome 5, rLacAgi1.pri, whole genome shotgun sequence genome and encodes:
- the PI4K2A gene encoding phosphatidylinositol 4-kinase type 2-alpha isoform X2 encodes the protein MDETSPLVSPERGPAAGYGVPGGAVRSPPCPATPSAPSAPPPCPCPCPSPPGSPAGGRDRERQPLLDRGAGAERGARGAVGSAGSAQVQVPVGLGAAAAVARGEREPRNEFPDDPEFAEVVRQSELASERGIYPERIYQGSSGSYFVKDPQGKIIGVFKPKNEEPYGQLNPKWTKWLQKLCCPCCFGRDCLVLNQGYLSEAGASLVDQKLELNIVPRTKVVYLASETFNYSAIDRVKSRGKRLALEKVPKVGQRFHRIGLPPKVGSFQLFVEGYKDADYWLRRFEAEPLPENTNRQLLLQFERLVVLDYIIRNTDRGNDNWLIKYDCPLDSTSVRDSEWVVVKEPIIKLAAIDNGLAFPLKHPDSWRAYPFYWAWLPQAKVPFSQEIKDLILPKISDPNFIKDLEEDLYELFKKDPGFDRGQFHKQIAVMRGQILNLTQALKDGKSPLHLVQMPPVIVETARSHQRSASESYTQSFQSRKPFFSWW
- the PI4K2A gene encoding phosphatidylinositol 4-kinase type 2-alpha isoform X1 — translated: MDETSPLVSPERGPAAGYGVPGGAVRSPPCPATPSAPSAPPPCPCPCPSPPGSPAGGRDRERQPLLDRGAGAERGARGAVGSAGSAQVQVPVGLGAAAAVARGEREPRNEFPDDPEFAEVVRQSELASERGIYPERIYQGSSGSYFVKDPQGKIIGVFKPKNEEPYGQLNPKWTKWLQKLCCPCCFGRDCLVLNQGYLSEAGASLVDQKLELNIVPRTKVVYLASETFNYSAIDRVKSRGKRLALEKVPKVGQRFHRIGLPPKVGSFQLFVEGYKDADYWLRRFEAEPLPENTNRQLLLQFERLVVLDYIIRNTDRGNDNWLIKYDCPLDSTSVRDSEWVVVKEPIIKLAAIDNGLAFPLKHPDSWRAYPFYWAWLPQAKVPFSQEIKDLILPKISDPNFIKDLEEDLYELFKVTTGTRKDPGFDRGQFHKQIAVMRGQILNLTQALKDGKSPLHLVQMPPVIVETARSHQRSASESYTQSFQSRKPFFSWW